From a region of the Alnus glutinosa chromosome 1, dhAlnGlut1.1, whole genome shotgun sequence genome:
- the LOC133858628 gene encoding polygalacturonase-like, with protein sequence MGNHRSPLLLALVSVFFYSSVVLAAPVTYNVVSLGAKGDGKTDSTRAFLAAWTKACASVSPVTIYVPAGKFYLRQVVFNGPCRNKAIFIRIDATLVAPSDYRVLGNSGNWLVFRHVTGVTLSGGILDGQGTGLWACKASGKSCPTGATTLQFSNSNNIMVSGLTSLNSQMFHIVVNGCRNVKMQGVKVFANGNSPNTDGIHVQSSSGVTILNSKIQTGDDCISIGPGATNLWIENIACGPGHGISIGSLGKDLKEACVQNVTVKTTTFTGTQNGVRIKTWGRASNGFARNILFQHAFMVNVQNPIIIDQNYCPDNKGCPRQGSGVKISDVTYQDIHGSSATQVAVKFDCSSRNPCSKIKLENVKLTYQNQAAKSSCNHAAGAASGVVQPTSCL encoded by the exons ATGGGAAACCACAGAAGCCCTCTTCTTCTTGCACTTGTGTCTGTCTTCTTTTATTCCTCAGTCGTATTAGCTGCTCCAGTGACATACAATGTGGTCAGCTTAGGAGCCAAAGGAGACGGCAAGACGGACTCTACCCGGGCTTTCCTTGCTGCATGGACGAAAGCTTGCGCCTCCGTAAGCCCCGTCACCATTTACGTGCCGGCGGGGAAATTCTATCTTCGCCAGGTGGTTTTCAACGGGCCATGCAGGAACAAGGCGATCTTTATCCGCATCGATGCCACGCTTGTGGCCCCATCGGACTATAGGGTCCTCGGAAATTCCGGTAACTGGCTCGTCTTCCGCCACGTTACTGGGGTTACATTATCTGGTGGGATTCTTGATGGCCAAGGCACTGGCTTGTGGGCTTGCAAGGCCTCAGGCAAGAGTTGCCCCACCGGTGCAACG ACACTTCAATTTTCCAACTCCAACAACATCATGGTGAGTGGATTAACCTCCCTAAACAGCCAGATGTTCCACATCGTCGTCAATGGCTGCCGCAACGTGAAAATGCAAGGCGTCAAGGTCTTCGCCAATGGCAACAGCCCAAACACCGATGGCATTCACGTGCAGTCATCGTCAGGAGTCACCATCCTCAACTCCAAGATCCAAACCGGCGATGATTGCATCTCAATTGGCCCCGGTGCCACCAACTTGTGGATTGAGAACATTGCCTGCGGACCTGGTCATGGAATTAG CATTGGAAGTCTAGGGAAGGACCTAAAAGAGGCATGCGTGCAGAATGTGACAGTGAAAACAACTACTTTCACGGGTACTCAGAATGGGGTGAGGATCAAGACTTGGGGAAGGGCCAGCAATGGTTTTGCTAGGAACATTCTTTTTCAACATGCATTCATGGTGAATGTACAGAATCCCATTATAATTGATCAAAACTACTGCCCCGACAACAAAGGTTGCCCTAGACAGGGTTCTGGCGTAAAAATTAGTGACGTGACATACCAAGACATCCATGGATCATCAGCGACACAAGTTGCAGTGAAATTTGATTGCAGTTCGAGGAACCCCTGCAGCAAAATAAAGTTAGAAAACGTGAAGCTAACTTATCAGAATCAAGCAGCCAAATCTTCGTGTAACCATGCAGCCGGGGCAGCTTCTGGTGTGGTCCAGCCCACAAGTTGCTTGTAG